The following proteins are encoded in a genomic region of Apis mellifera strain DH4 linkage group LG14, Amel_HAv3.1, whole genome shotgun sequence:
- the LOC113219237 gene encoding probable serine/threonine-protein kinase clkA, with translation MYNIVFFLYDHNNNNNNKNSNNNSNNNNNNSNNNCNNNNNSNNNNSNNNNNNSNNNNNNNNNNNNNNNNNNNNNNNKKSNNNNNCNNCNNNSSNNSNSSSSRSSSNSSSSSRSSSSSSSSSSSSSSSSSSSSSSSSSSSSTSCSSSSSSSNSNSNSSSSSSSSSCNNNNNNCNNNNNNNCNNNDCNNCNNSNNNNNCNNNDCNNCNNSNNNNNCNNNNNNNNNNNNNNSSSSSSNNNNNNNYNYNDNKNNDNDNNNNDDNNYNDDDNNNDDDNNNNNNNDDDDDDDDDDDDDDDDDDDDDSNDDSNNNSNNNNNNNNNNNNNNNNNNNNNNNNNNNNNNNNNNNNNNNNNNNDNDNNNNNNSSSSSSSS, from the exons atgtataatatcgttttcttcttgtatgatcataataataataataataacaaaaatagtaataataatagtaataataacaataataatagcaataataattgtaataataacaataatagcaataataataatagcaataataacaataataatagcaataataataataataataataataataataataataataataataataataataataataataataacaaaaagagtaataataataataattgtaataattgtaataataatagtagtaataatagtaatagtagtagtagtagaagtagtagtaatagtagtagtagtagtagaagtagtagcagtagtagtagtagcagtagtagtagtagtagcagtagtagtagtagtagcagtagtagtagtagcagtAGTAGTACTAgttgtagtagtagtagtagtagtagtaatagtaatagtaatagtagtagtagtagtagtagtagtagt tgtaataataataataataattgtaataataataataataataattgtaataataatgattgtaataattgtaataatagtaataataataataattgtaataataatgattgtaataattgtaataatagtaataataataataattgtaataataataataataataataataataataataataataatagtagtagtagtagtagtaataataataataataataattataattataatgataataaaaataa tgataatgataataataataatgatgataataattataatgatgatgataacaataatgatgatgataataataataataataataatgatgatgatgatgatgatgatgatgatgatgatgatgatgatgatgatgatgatgatgatgatagtaATGatgatagtaataataatagtaataataataataataataataataataataataataataataataataataataataataataataataataataataataataataataataataataataataataataataataataataataatgataatgataataataataataacaatagtagtagtagtagtagtagtagt